One Littorina saxatilis isolate snail1 linkage group LG14, US_GU_Lsax_2.0, whole genome shotgun sequence genomic region harbors:
- the LOC138947002 gene encoding uncharacterized protein has protein sequence MSDDSSPAHNFRKSTIAAQLARKQPADKSLPIVTTDKKGRKTLTVGNDREEVIDSLPIPADEEESVHLSLQVDSNRNDEEVDPQACTDVSPVNMSQSTSVDPLELTRQLMAEGQLLGLEGAELRAFVLDQKEKQQTLDREEREREAERLERDAERQERDAERLRLERDAERQFQLEQLKIQNANQEGNRNNNSPGRIREDDGFKPKIPFLDDRDDIESWFHQFEHYARDCNLSDTAKASRVVYFLKGKARVIFSKLNEEDANDYDTLKHALYEGFQLTSEDYRKKFRQTKKSATDTYKEHITKLERYLDKWVELAECDQDVKDLKDLLVREQVLDTLPPDLAVHIRDRDPKSAKEIGMIANTYQQSRSNVKTSSTYVKPEKRRSPQEETRIAAPSTKPANQTLKAKLSDAEREKLRASGCCFICKLQGHVSRFCPNKRDTAGAVSSKKDTLETPILLEKLCGNCKEKKCAEVVPVKLNGTIVNALRDTGCTGIIVSKKFVPKEAYSAKMKETTLAEKDSKKMYHTAVVHIDSPYFVSETEVTVMDDPIYPVLIGKWYGLGKEKKLTPTYPVRDPAWYPGTAAVVTTRAQATVDAQKPSCSHKQGVKEEERLYSPADLKREQASDPTLKTIRQFANSPEGINGIRYSYKKEILYRTTKDRHGNDRSLVIVPKKLRNKVLSFGHDHPMAGHLGQRKTSDRIRAEFWWPGCAGDIRRYCLSCDTCQRTAPKSQTKKVPLGRMPPISSVFKRVAVDIIGPVKPMSESKKQYILVSVDYATRYPEAVALKNIQADTVAEALWEMWTRLGIPDEVITDQGTQFTSHLMKEVNDFLSIKHNMTAPFHPQANGLVERFNSTLKSMLKKLAIDQPREWDTFIPALLFAYREAPQESMGFSPFELLYGRSVKGPMQVLRQTWTEEEISGEQKTTAEYVVNLRNRIEETCNVARENLKKAASKQAHFFNKKTKPRTIEVGKRVLLLRPVKNNKLELTWSGPYKVVEKLNEFDYKIQVGRRTRIFHINLIKEYQERELSSATPNPSSSAQASVPASNEEESDEEDGEEEVVAVVMEEDNTMDDDIFKYDTQKMLPLLETQRTENVKNIHFDEKLDEAKVKEAKMICEEFEEFLTDVPKTTNLEKCSIEVTEKKPVFVKPRPIPHAMVETVEKEIEEMLKLHVIGPPTAAIRVHRTCYPREGQPRCRLYEQSVVR, from the coding sequence ATGAGTGACGACAGTTCTCCAGCTCATAATTTTAGAAAGTCCACCATCGCAGCCCAGTTGGCACGGAAACAGCCGGCCGACAAATCTCTTCCCATAGTGACCACGGATAAGAAGGGAAGAAAAACCCTTACTGTCGGTAACGATCGGGAAGAGGTGATAGACTCGTTACCAATTCCTGCTGACGAAGAAGAGAGTGTTCATCTCTCTCTTCAAGTTGACAGCAACCGTAACGACGAAGAGGTTGATCCACAGGCGTGCACGGACGTGTCACCTGTAAATATGTCTCAGTCCACAAGTGTAGATCCGCTAGAGTTGACTAGACAGCTAATGGCCGAAGGACAGTTGTTGGGGTTAGAAGGAGCCGAGTTGCGTGCATTTGTTCTTGATCAGAAAGAGAAGCAACAAACTCTTGATCGCGAGGAACGAGAACGTGAAGCTGAACGGCTAGAACGTGATGCTGAACGACAAGAACGTGACGCTGAACGACTACGGCTAGAACGTGACGCTGAACGACAATTCCAACTGGAACAGTTGAAAATCCAGAACGCCAACCAAGAGggcaacaggaacaacaactcGCCAGGACGTATTCGCgaagatgatggtttcaagccCAAGATTCCTTTTCTAGACGACCGTGATGACATCGAGAGCTGGTTCCATCAGTTCGAGCATTATGCTCGAGACTGTAACCTGAGTGATACAGCAAAAGCTTCACGTGTAGTGTACTTTCTGAAGGGTAAGGCGAGAGTCATCTTCTCAAAGCTGAACGAGGAAGACGCTAATGACTACGACACTCTCAAACACGCTTTGTATGAGGGCTTCCAACTCACTAGCGAAGATTATAGAAAGAAGTTTCGCCAAACCAAGAAAAGCGCCACTGACACGTATAAAGAGCACATCACGAAGCTAGAACGGTATCTAGACAAGTGGGTGGAATTAGCAGAATGCGACCAAGATGTGAAAGATCTCAAAGATTTGTTGGTCCGTGAGCAGGTGTTGGACACCCTTCCTCCTGACCTCGCCGTTCACATTAGGGATAGAGACCCTAAGAGCGCCAAAGAGATTGGGATGATAGCCAACACATATCAACAATCTAGATCGAACGTCAAAACTTCATCAACGTACGTCAAGCCTGAAAAACGTCGTTCTccccaagaagaaacaagaatagCTGCTCCATCAACAAAACCCGCAAATCAAACTCTAAAGGCCAAGTTGAGTGAcgccgagagagagaaactgcgaGCATCTggatgttgtttcatttgtaaATTGCAAGGGCATGTCTCTCGTTTTTGTCCAAACAAGAGAGACACAGCAGGTGCAGTTTCATCGAAGAAAgatacacttgagacaccgATCCTCTTAGAAAAACTTTGCGGAAATTGCAAGGAAAAGAAATGCGCCGAAGTGGTACCAGTGAAGCTGAATGGAACAATTGTCAACGCTTTGAGAGACACTGGATGTACTGGTATCATTGTCAGCAAGAAGTTTGTGCCAAAGGAGGCATATTCAGCGAAAATGAAGGAGACTACTCTGGCAGAGAAAGACTCCAAGAAGATGTACCACACCGCCGTGGTGCACATCGATTCACCCTACTTTGTCTCCGAGACAGAAGTAACGGTGATGGACGACCCAATTTACCCTGTCCTCATAGGTAAATGGTATGGACTAGGTAAAGAGAAGAAATTGACTCCCACATATCCTGTTCGAGACCCAGCGTGGTACCCTGGGACGGCAGCTGTTGTTACCACGAGAGCACAAGCGACAGTAGACGCCCAGAAACCAAGCTGCAGTCACAAACAGGGAgtcaaggaagaagaaagactgTATTCGCCAGCTGATCTGAAGAGAGAACAGGCAAGTGACCCTACGTTGAAGACCATCAGGCAATTTGCCAACTCTCCAGAAGGGATCAATGGGATACGGTATTCatacaagaaagaaatcctGTATAGAACAACGAAAGATCGCCACGGAAACGACCGTTCACTAGTAATCGTTCCGAAGAAACTCAGGAACAAAGTTCTTTCATTTGGTCACGATCACCCCATGGCAGGACACTTAGGTCAAAGAAAAACATCTGACAGAATTAGAGCAGAATTCTGGTGGCCAGGGTGTGCAGGAGACATTCGTAGGTATTGCTTGTCCtgtgacacatgccaaagaacTGCACCGAAAAGTCAGACAAAGAAAGTCCCTCTGGGAAGGATGCCACCCATCAGTTCGGTTTTCAAGAGAGTTGCGGTGGATATCATCGGCCCGGTCAAACCTATGTCGGAGAGCAAGAAACAATATATCTTGGTATCTGTTGACTACGCTACCCGATACCCCGAAGCTGTAGCCCTGAAAAACATCCAAGCAGACACCGTAGCTGAAGCTCTCTGGGAGATGTGGACTAGATTGGGAATCCCAGATGAAGTGATAACAGACCAAGGCACACAGTTCACCAGCCACCTGATGAAAGAAGTGAACGACTTTCTCAGCATCAAACACAATATGACTGCACCGTTTCACCCTCAAGCGAATGGTTTGGTCGAAAGGTTCAACTCCACactgaagagcatgctgaaaaagTTAGCGATCGATCAACCGAGGGAATGGGACACGTTTATCCCCGCCCTCCTGTTCGCATACAGAGAAGCTCCACAAGAAAGCATGGGATTTTCGCCGTTTGAGCTGCTGTATGGGAGATCTGTCAAAGGACCCATGCAAGTGCTGCGCCAAACATGGACCGAAGAAGAAATCTCAGGGGAGCAGAAGACTACAGCGGAATATGTAGTCAACCTCAGGAACAGAATAGAAGAAACGTGCAACGTGGCACGTGAGAACCTGAAGAaagcggccagcaagcaagccCATTTCTTCAACAAGAAAACGAAACCAAGGACGATAGAAGTCGGAAAACGGGTTCTACTTCTACGCCCTGTGAAGAACAACAAGCTGGAACTTACATGGTCAGGCCCCTACAAGGTTGTGGAAAAGTTGAATGAATTCGACTACAAGATCCAAGTTGGCAGAAGAACACGGATCTTCCACATCAACCTCATCAAGGAGTACCAAGAACGGGAATTGAGTTCCGCCACTCCCAATCCCAGTTCATCTGCCCAAGCGAGTGTTCCTGCTtcaaacgaagaagaaagtgaTGAAGAAGACGGAGAAGAAGAGGTCGTGGCTGTTGTCATGGAAGAGGACAACACGATGGACGATGACATTTTCAAGTATGACACTCAGAAGATGTTACCCCTCCTAGAAACTCAAAGAACCGAAAATGTGAAGAACATCCATTTCGACGAGAAATTGGACGAGGCAAAGGTCAAAGAGGCGAAGATGATCTGTGAAGAATTTGAAGAGTTCCTAACAGATGTTCCAAAGACGACGAACCTGGAAAAATGTTCCATTGAAGTGACAGAGAAGAAACCAGTCTTTGTGAAACCCAGACCCATACCTCACGCCATGGTAGAAACTGTCGAAAAGGAAATTGAAGAAATGCTGAAGCTGCATGTCATCGGCCCTCCAACTGCAGCCATACGAGTTCACCGTACGTGTTATCCCCGGGAAGGACAACCACGGTGCAGATTATATGAGCAGAGCGTCGTACGATGA